A single Balneola sp. DNA region contains:
- a CDS encoding FtsX-like permease family protein, with the protein MRFLNSFFEGLRVALRALAINKVRSVLTALCIIIGITMVTVVDSVTTGMDENFENSMAMLGRNVVYVEKWPWDWGDLEWWEIAGRKEMQLDYVEFLDENSRLASDVAASANQNVSIRYKDKNADQVGINGATANYLNIQGLNIERGRMFTEEEARSGVKVVIIGKSLQEGLFEEEDPLGKEIRLGGQRFTVIGILEKQGSFLGLGDADNRAIIPITAYGTIYGLRWGIQIGVKFPDEQSAIDGEYEIEGLMRRVRNIDAAEDNDFAINKPQAFEEQLAGFKNGVYLGGFVLVGLSLLIGGIGIMNIMFVSVRERTKEIGIRKAVGAKSWEILTQFLIEAVMICMLGGLFGVVLASFFTVMIDQVFTATMNLGVVLFAFVLCSLVGITFGFIPAYKAAKSDPIESLRFE; encoded by the coding sequence ATGAGATTTTTAAATAGCTTTTTCGAAGGGCTTCGGGTAGCTCTTCGGGCCCTCGCCATTAACAAGGTTCGCTCAGTGTTGACCGCTCTTTGTATCATTATTGGAATCACCATGGTTACTGTAGTTGATTCGGTTACAACCGGAATGGATGAGAATTTCGAAAATAGTATGGCTATGCTGGGTCGAAATGTAGTATATGTTGAAAAATGGCCATGGGATTGGGGAGATTTAGAATGGTGGGAGATTGCAGGACGTAAAGAAATGCAATTGGATTATGTTGAATTCCTCGACGAAAATAGTCGCCTGGCTAGTGATGTAGCCGCATCAGCTAATCAAAATGTATCTATCCGCTATAAAGATAAAAATGCTGATCAGGTTGGGATTAATGGGGCTACGGCGAATTATTTAAATATACAGGGATTGAATATTGAACGAGGACGAATGTTCACCGAAGAGGAGGCAAGGTCAGGGGTAAAGGTTGTTATCATAGGTAAATCTCTCCAAGAAGGCTTATTTGAGGAAGAGGATCCGTTGGGGAAAGAAATACGACTTGGAGGTCAACGGTTTACAGTAATTGGAATTCTTGAAAAACAAGGGAGTTTTCTCGGTTTAGGGGATGCTGATAATCGAGCAATTATACCAATTACAGCCTATGGAACTATTTATGGATTGAGGTGGGGGATACAAATTGGAGTGAAGTTTCCGGATGAGCAAAGTGCTATCGACGGAGAATATGAAATTGAAGGGCTTATGCGAAGAGTTCGAAACATTGATGCTGCTGAAGACAATGACTTTGCAATTAATAAACCTCAGGCCTTTGAGGAACAACTCGCTGGCTTCAAAAATGGAGTATATCTTGGAGGTTTTGTTTTGGTAGGGCTTTCTCTTCTGATTGGAGGTATTGGAATCATGAATATCATGTTTGTATCGGTAAGAGAACGAACTAAAGAAATAGGAATTCGAAAAGCAGTGGGTGCTAAATCATGGGAAATACTCACACAATTTTTAATTGAAGCTGTAATGATATGTATGCTTGGAGGGTTGTTTGGTGTAGTTCTAGCTTCTTTTTTTACCGTAATGATTGACCAAGTATTTACGGCCACAATGAATTTAGGAGTAGTACTTTTTGCTTTTGTTCTTTGCTCTTTAGTTGGAATTACTTTTGGTTTTATTCCCGCTTACAAAGCTGCAAAGTCTGATCCTATTGAATCCCTAAGATTTGAATAA
- a CDS encoding GNAT family N-acetyltransferase, translating into MMNDSKNRVVQIPGKDIEQVVDIFCDAFFEYPVMKYVLGDTTDYDSKYRKLIHFFVLNRVLRNEYMFGVFEQEDLKAVATVSIPFKSVDVPEIELAKKQIWQELGEEARGRYEQFGTICSQFDVAEPHIHLNMIGVKKEAQGLGLGKLLLNHVHQFSKELEESRGVTLSTEVSKNVAFYQRFGYEIIGQAEVGNTFTTWNFYRPNS; encoded by the coding sequence ATGATGAATGATTCGAAAAATAGAGTAGTACAAATCCCTGGGAAAGATATTGAACAGGTTGTAGACATATTCTGTGATGCGTTCTTTGAATACCCGGTTATGAAATATGTATTGGGTGACACTACTGACTATGATTCGAAATACAGGAAGCTTATCCATTTTTTTGTATTGAATCGCGTTCTTCGGAATGAATATATGTTTGGTGTTTTCGAACAAGAAGATCTCAAAGCAGTTGCTACTGTCTCCATTCCTTTCAAATCTGTAGATGTGCCTGAAATAGAACTAGCAAAAAAGCAGATCTGGCAGGAACTTGGTGAGGAAGCCCGCGGCAGGTACGAACAATTTGGCACTATCTGCTCTCAGTTTGATGTGGCAGAACCACATATTCATTTGAATATGATTGGTGTTAAAAAAGAAGCTCAAGGATTGGGCCTGGGTAAATTATTACTCAATCATGTCCATCAATTTTCAAAAGAGTTGGAGGAGTCGAGAGGAGTTACTTTATCCACTGAGGTATCCAAAAACGTAGCTTTTTACCAACGATTTGGATATGAGATTATTGGCCAAGCAGAGGTTGGTAATACATTCACAACCTGGAATTTCTACCGGCCAAATTCCTGA
- a CDS encoding DUF427 domain-containing protein, protein MAKIPNWIKANRDKWEYRGQKRPPFALEPESGQESVWDYPRPPKIVADSRTVVVKSEGIIISETSRAIRILETASPPTFYLPPDSLNMDFLQPSGGASLCEWKGAAQYWDVIAGTGILRKVAWSYPNPFEDFSAIAGYLSFYPAHLDCYVDGEKVRPQPGGFYGGWITSEIVGPFKGEIPEASL, encoded by the coding sequence ATGGCTAAAATACCAAACTGGATTAAAGCAAACAGAGACAAATGGGAATACCGTGGTCAAAAACGACCTCCTTTTGCATTAGAGCCTGAATCAGGACAAGAATCTGTTTGGGATTACCCAAGGCCTCCCAAGATTGTAGCTGATTCCAGAACAGTTGTCGTCAAATCAGAAGGAATTATAATTTCAGAAACCAGTAGAGCTATCCGAATTTTAGAAACTGCCAGTCCCCCTACTTTCTATCTTCCCCCAGATTCTTTAAATATGGATTTTTTGCAACCATCTGGAGGGGCTTCTCTTTGTGAATGGAAAGGAGCTGCCCAATACTGGGATGTGATAGCCGGTACCGGGATTTTAAGAAAAGTAGCCTGGAGCTATCCTAATCCCTTTGAGGATTTCTCAGCAATAGCTGGATACCTCTCGTTCTATCCTGCTCACCTTGACTGCTATGTTGACGGAGAAAAAGTGCGTCCTCAGCCTGGTGGATTTTATGGCGGATGGATTACCTCAGAAATTGTTGGCCCATTTAAAGGTGAAATTCCTGAAGCCTCTCTGTAG
- a CDS encoding biopolymer transporter TolR — protein sequence MNVKHLVLLIPVISLFMFCSIPDDVLPDYQLGIFDNSIDIGEVKHAGSVEYNHETEEYMITGSGFNMWAETDEMHFLWKAVQGDFILRAEIEFVGEGVDPHRKVGWAVRNNLSSHSAMVNGTVHGDGLVSLQYRKEFNGPTEETVSKDSSANVIQLARIGDTYIFSTAKKGNPFSVVQTSEVNLKNEVLAGIYVCAHNPDVIEQAKFRNVRIIKPAPEDLIQYQQYLGSRMEILNIETGNRTVLFESEHSIQAPNWTVDGESLIYNSNGYLYTYHFEKEKIELLNSGFAVNNNNDHVLSFDGKLLGISNHNPDDDNNSTIYILPSNGSDSLKQVTKSGIGASYLHGISPDNSRVAFTGFRNGKYDIYSADINTMEEIQLTDTPGLDDGSEYSPDGKYIYFNSDRTGAMQIWRMDADGSNETQLTFDEEFNDWFPHISPDGKWIAFISFGTDVEPSQHPFYKEVMLRLMPIEGGEPTIIAYVYGGQGTMNVPSWSPDSKKIAFVSNSGTYY from the coding sequence ATGAATGTCAAACACCTGGTATTATTGATTCCGGTAATCAGCCTTTTCATGTTCTGTTCAATCCCTGATGATGTACTACCCGACTACCAATTAGGAATATTTGACAACTCCATAGATATAGGTGAGGTAAAACATGCTGGTTCAGTTGAGTACAATCACGAAACAGAAGAATATATGATTACAGGATCCGGTTTTAACATGTGGGCCGAAACAGACGAAATGCACTTTCTATGGAAAGCTGTTCAAGGAGATTTCATACTTAGAGCAGAAATTGAGTTTGTTGGTGAAGGAGTTGATCCACATCGTAAGGTTGGCTGGGCAGTCAGGAACAACCTCTCCTCTCATTCAGCAATGGTTAATGGTACCGTTCATGGAGACGGATTAGTATCGCTGCAATACAGAAAAGAATTTAACGGCCCTACAGAGGAAACTGTATCGAAGGATAGCTCTGCGAATGTAATCCAATTGGCCAGAATTGGTGACACCTATATATTTTCAACAGCTAAAAAAGGAAACCCTTTCTCTGTTGTCCAAACTTCTGAGGTTAATTTAAAAAATGAAGTTCTGGCTGGCATTTATGTATGTGCACATAATCCGGATGTTATTGAACAAGCCAAATTTAGAAATGTCAGGATTATAAAACCTGCTCCGGAAGATTTAATTCAATATCAACAATACCTGGGTAGCAGGATGGAAATCCTTAATATTGAGACTGGAAATAGAACGGTTTTATTTGAGTCTGAACATTCTATTCAGGCTCCGAACTGGACTGTTGATGGAGAAAGCCTGATCTATAATTCTAATGGCTATCTATATACCTATCACTTTGAAAAGGAAAAAATAGAACTACTCAATTCAGGTTTCGCCGTTAATAACAATAATGACCATGTGTTATCATTTGATGGAAAGTTGCTTGGAATAAGCAATCATAATCCCGACGACGACAATAATTCAACTATATACATACTTCCAAGTAATGGGAGTGACAGTCTCAAACAAGTCACAAAATCGGGCATAGGAGCTTCATACCTTCATGGAATATCACCTGATAATAGCAGAGTTGCTTTTACAGGTTTCAGAAATGGGAAATATGACATCTACTCTGCTGATATTAATACCATGGAAGAAATCCAGCTCACAGACACCCCAGGTTTAGATGACGGCTCTGAGTACTCACCAGATGGAAAATACATCTATTTTAATTCCGACCGGACTGGTGCTATGCAGATTTGGAGAATGGATGCTGATGGTTCGAATGAAACTCAATTAACATTTGATGAAGAGTTTAATGATTGGTTTCCACATATCTCACCTGACGGAAAATGGATAGCTTTTATCAGTTTTGGAACCGATGTTGAGCCTTCTCAACACCCTTTTTATAAAGAAGTAATGCTTCGACTGATGCCTATTGAAGGTGGAGAGCCAACAATTATCGCCTATGTATATGGTGGGCAGGGAACGATGAATGTACCAAGCTGGTCACCCGATAGTAAAAAAATCGCATTTGTTAGTAACTCCGGAACTTACTATTAG
- a CDS encoding SDR family oxidoreductase, producing MKRILITGTSSGFGFDASKYLAEQGHHVYATMRNTDGKNAEAATALKTFAEENNVTIDVLELDVLSDESIKAALAQTAGVDVLINNAGSGFGGPIEAFSGDDVLAQLDINIAGTVRTANAVLPGMRAQGSGLIIQVSSTAGRAAFPGFGVYNASKWGLEGLSEAMRYELAPLGIDVVLVEPGPFKTSFFGNMTPPSNPEAAAAYQHVQEFGEGFTNQVLDLFENTPEATDPMIVVKDFEKLINMEPGTRPLRTISGLDFGLQAVNDAVEPIRKASLEGFGIPDWDGPKSN from the coding sequence ATGAAACGAATACTTATTACAGGAACCAGCTCGGGATTTGGCTTTGACGCTTCTAAATATTTAGCCGAACAAGGTCATCATGTGTATGCAACCATGAGAAATACCGATGGCAAAAACGCCGAAGCTGCTACCGCTCTAAAAACATTTGCTGAAGAAAACAACGTAACCATTGATGTCCTGGAACTGGACGTACTATCAGACGAAAGTATTAAAGCCGCTCTGGCTCAAACAGCTGGAGTTGATGTATTAATCAATAATGCTGGCTCAGGATTTGGCGGACCGATTGAAGCATTTAGCGGAGATGATGTGCTAGCACAGTTAGATATTAATATCGCTGGAACCGTTCGAACTGCTAATGCAGTACTTCCCGGAATGAGAGCTCAGGGCTCAGGATTAATCATTCAGGTAAGCTCAACTGCTGGACGTGCAGCATTCCCTGGGTTTGGAGTATATAATGCAAGTAAATGGGGATTAGAAGGCTTAAGTGAAGCTATGAGATATGAACTTGCTCCTCTTGGCATAGATGTAGTTTTAGTTGAGCCAGGTCCATTTAAAACAAGCTTCTTTGGAAATATGACCCCTCCATCTAACCCTGAAGCTGCTGCTGCCTACCAGCACGTACAAGAATTTGGTGAAGGATTTACCAACCAGGTACTTGACCTCTTTGAGAATACTCCTGAAGCTACTGATCCAATGATTGTAGTTAAAGATTTCGAAAAACTGATTAACATGGAACCAGGAACACGTCCGCTTCGAACTATTTCCGGATTAGACTTTGGATTACAGGCAGTAAATGATGCGGTAGAACCAATTCGTAAAGCTTCTTTAGAAGGTTTTGGAATCCCGGACTGGGATGGTCCTAAGTCAAACTAA
- the bshB1 gene encoding bacillithiol biosynthesis deacetylase BshB1, with protein sequence MDLDVLVFAAHPDDAELNAGGTISRLVSESLSVGLVDLTKGEMGTRGTAEIRAKEVEEATKVLGISYRTNLNLGDSILENSEENQLAIIREVRAKRPKLCIIGASYDRHPDHSKATQLCIDALFYSGLSKLESIDDNGNQQSAWRPGHIIQYMQDRPFDPDFILDISEHWEQKKKAILAFDTQFNVTEPGSEPETYISSNRYFKQLEARARYFGHLGGFEFGEPFKVVNGPLGLRTMSIFF encoded by the coding sequence ATGGATCTAGATGTACTCGTCTTTGCTGCTCATCCTGATGATGCGGAACTAAATGCCGGGGGTACGATCTCCAGGTTAGTTTCAGAAAGTCTTTCTGTGGGCCTGGTGGATTTGACTAAAGGAGAAATGGGAACACGAGGTACGGCAGAAATCAGAGCAAAAGAAGTAGAAGAAGCAACCAAAGTACTGGGTATTTCCTATCGCACTAATCTAAATCTTGGTGATTCTATTCTGGAAAACTCGGAAGAAAATCAACTAGCGATCATTCGTGAAGTTCGCGCTAAGCGCCCCAAGCTATGTATTATTGGGGCTTCTTATGATCGTCATCCTGACCATAGTAAGGCAACTCAATTATGCATCGATGCTCTATTCTACTCAGGGTTAAGTAAGCTTGAAAGTATTGATGATAACGGGAATCAACAATCTGCATGGAGGCCTGGGCATATCATTCAATACATGCAGGACCGCCCATTTGATCCAGATTTTATACTGGATATTTCTGAGCATTGGGAGCAAAAGAAAAAGGCTATTCTCGCATTTGACACCCAGTTTAATGTAACTGAACCCGGTAGCGAACCGGAGACCTATATTTCTTCAAATAGATACTTTAAACAATTGGAAGCCAGAGCCCGCTATTTTGGTCACTTAGGAGGGTTTGAATTTGGCGAGCCTTTTAAAGTAGTAAATGGACCTCTTGGCCTTAGGACGATGAGCATATTTTTCTGA
- a CDS encoding NAD-dependent epimerase/dehydratase family protein, translating to MKIIITGATGMVGKGAMLECLESQEVEEVLVVSRRSVGVDHPKLKELLVEDFFNLTQIKEELTGYDACFFSLGVSSMGKTEEEYAKITYELTLNFANTLLPLNPSMTFIYVSGKGTDESEQGSMMWANVKGRTENELSRLGFKAFYRFRPGYIHPEKGIVSPIRTYRFFHALFKPIYPMLRKNTKSLTDTTRIGQAVIQLVKGGYEKEIIDPVDINSLAAR from the coding sequence TGGAAAGCCAGGAAGTTGAGGAAGTACTGGTTGTTAGCAGAAGATCGGTGGGGGTGGATCACCCCAAATTGAAAGAGCTTTTAGTAGAAGACTTCTTCAACCTGACTCAAATCAAAGAAGAGCTTACGGGATACGATGCTTGTTTCTTCAGTTTGGGGGTTTCTTCAATGGGTAAAACAGAGGAAGAGTATGCTAAGATCACCTATGAGCTCACTCTGAATTTTGCCAACACACTGCTTCCACTTAACCCGTCAATGACGTTCATCTATGTATCCGGAAAAGGTACGGATGAATCAGAGCAGGGTAGTATGATGTGGGCAAATGTAAAGGGAAGAACGGAAAACGAACTTTCAAGATTAGGATTCAAAGCTTTTTATCGGTTCCGGCCAGGCTATATCCATCCCGAAAAAGGTATTGTATCGCCTATACGAACCTACAGGTTTTTTCATGCGCTCTTTAAGCCTATTTATCCAATGTTGAGAAAGAATACCAAATCATTGACAGATACAACCCGAATAGGTCAGGCGGTTATTCAATTGGTGAAAGGGGGATATGAGAAAGAGATTATCGATCCGGTGGATATTAATAGCCTTGCTGCTCGATAG
- a CDS encoding DUF3574 domain-containing protein, with product MSSVKIKAIIIFSGILVMCCSNPEATSSVKTEIYFGLSTSTGEPIPLEDWEVFKEKNVEEILSGYTEILGNGFWSDDEGVKHHEKSVTLIYLHENTTSENLKIDSLISLYKTEFEQHSVLKVQYPVEMEFK from the coding sequence ATGAGCTCAGTCAAAATAAAAGCAATAATCATATTTTCAGGAATACTGGTTATGTGCTGTTCCAATCCTGAAGCTACTTCCAGTGTTAAAACGGAAATCTACTTCGGCCTTTCTACTTCCACAGGTGAACCAATTCCCTTAGAAGACTGGGAGGTTTTTAAAGAGAAAAATGTCGAAGAAATACTTTCTGGCTATACAGAAATTTTAGGAAATGGATTTTGGAGTGATGATGAAGGAGTAAAACATCATGAAAAGTCAGTGACCTTAATATATCTCCATGAGAATACTACTTCTGAAAACCTTAAGATTGATTCATTAATCAGCTTATATAAAACTGAATTCGAGCAACATTCAGTGTTAAAAGTACAATATCCAGTTGAGATGGAATTTAAGTAG
- a CDS encoding aromatic amino acid hydroxylase has protein sequence MDVHFELNEVTAKLPKHLHKFIVRQPYEDYTAQNQAVWRYVMRMNVDYLSKVAHGSYIEGLAKTGIFVDEIPRMEGMNRILKDIGWAAVSVDGFIPPNAFMEFQAYNVLVIASEMRTIDHIEYTPAPDIIHEAAGHAPIIANPEYAEYLRRFGEIGSKAISSAKDYEMYEAIRLLSILKEDPNSSQDEIDKAQQQVEHLQENMGELSEMAMIRNLHWWTVEYGLIGDLEDPKIYGAGLLSSIGESKWCLQPEVKKAPYSLDAVYQNFDITKPQPQLFVTPNFAFLSQVLEEFANTMALRTGGLKGVLKLIDSGSLGTVELSTGVQISGTFTEVIKDQNGNVAYLRTTGPTALANRDRELIKHGTFYHTDGFGSPVGNLRGINLPIEDMSPRDLEAYGIYEGKEVSLEFESGVKVEGRIVTGTRDIRGKILLITFEECTVSFEDRILFKPEWGVYDMVIGKEIVSAFAGPADVNSFEEIGKVSETKTHKISYSDSEKVLFDYYTTVRKLRENEDITSEDLKEISERIRADFPKDWLLPLELYELASKYELEIQDELLSYLDNLKQDESLKKLIENGLEIIQKNELQGA, from the coding sequence ATGGATGTTCATTTTGAGTTAAATGAAGTAACCGCCAAGCTTCCTAAACATCTGCACAAATTTATAGTCCGGCAACCCTATGAGGATTATACTGCGCAAAACCAGGCTGTATGGCGCTATGTGATGCGAATGAATGTAGACTACCTGAGCAAAGTAGCACATGGTTCTTATATCGAGGGACTGGCAAAAACAGGGATCTTTGTTGATGAAATTCCTAGGATGGAAGGAATGAACCGCATTCTTAAGGATATCGGATGGGCGGCTGTATCAGTAGATGGTTTTATCCCGCCCAATGCTTTTATGGAATTCCAAGCCTACAATGTATTGGTGATCGCATCTGAGATGCGAACCATTGATCATATTGAGTACACTCCAGCTCCGGATATTATACATGAAGCAGCAGGGCATGCTCCAATCATAGCCAATCCTGAATATGCAGAATATTTGAGGAGGTTTGGAGAAATTGGTAGTAAGGCGATCTCATCGGCTAAAGATTACGAGATGTACGAAGCCATTCGCTTACTATCTATTCTTAAGGAAGACCCCAACTCATCTCAAGATGAAATAGATAAAGCTCAACAGCAGGTTGAGCATCTACAGGAAAATATGGGTGAACTTTCCGAAATGGCTATGATCAGAAACCTTCATTGGTGGACTGTCGAGTATGGATTAATCGGAGATCTTGAAGATCCAAAGATTTATGGAGCTGGACTGCTGTCCTCAATAGGGGAGAGCAAATGGTGCCTGCAACCAGAGGTTAAAAAGGCGCCTTATTCTTTAGATGCTGTGTATCAGAATTTTGATATCACTAAGCCACAGCCTCAGCTTTTCGTTACTCCTAATTTTGCTTTCTTAAGTCAGGTTTTAGAAGAATTTGCGAATACTATGGCTTTGAGAACAGGAGGATTAAAAGGTGTACTCAAACTCATTGATTCGGGGAGTCTTGGTACCGTTGAACTAAGTACCGGAGTTCAGATTTCCGGCACTTTTACTGAGGTAATAAAAGATCAAAATGGCAACGTCGCCTATTTAAGAACAACAGGCCCAACAGCTCTAGCTAATCGAGACAGAGAACTTATAAAGCATGGAACATTTTACCATACGGATGGTTTTGGGAGTCCTGTAGGAAATCTAAGGGGTATAAACCTACCTATTGAAGATATGTCTCCAAGAGATCTTGAGGCTTATGGTATTTATGAAGGCAAAGAGGTTTCTCTCGAATTCGAAAGCGGCGTGAAAGTTGAAGGGAGGATCGTTACAGGAACCAGGGATATTCGAGGTAAGATCCTATTAATAACCTTCGAAGAATGCACCGTTAGCTTTGAAGATCGAATACTCTTTAAACCTGAATGGGGAGTATATGATATGGTTATTGGGAAAGAAATTGTTTCAGCCTTTGCCGGTCCTGCTGATGTGAACTCTTTCGAAGAGATAGGGAAAGTATCAGAAACGAAGACCCATAAGATTAGCTACTCTGATTCTGAAAAAGTATTGTTTGATTATTACACGACAGTAAGAAAGCTGAGAGAAAATGAAGATATTACTTCAGAAGATCTCAAAGAGATATCTGAGAGAATAAGGGCGGACTTTCCGAAGGACTGGCTACTCCCACTTGAGCTTTATGAATTGGCTTCAAAATATGAGCTGGAAATACAGGATGAACTGTTGTCTTATCTGGATAACTTAAAACAAGATGAGTCACTTAAAAAACTCATTGAGAATGGGTTAGAGATCATTCAAAAAAATGAGCTGCAGGGAGCTTAA
- a CDS encoding acyltransferase: MSDERTVQVALIQMSCSSNPEENLEKVKDKIREAANKGARIICLQELFRSLYFCDIEDYDNFKLAEPVPGPTTEMLQPLAKELGVVIIVSLFEKRAEGLYHNTTAVIDADGSYLGKYRKMHIPDDPGYCEKFYFTPGDLGYKVFKTKYATIGVLICWDQWYPEAARITALKGAEMLFYPTAIGWHKDQDLQTNEEQYEAWQTIQRSHSVANGVPVISVNRVGIEGEMQFWGGSFITNAFGKVLFQASFNQEEVHVQELALNESNQYRTHWPFLRDRRIDSYQPITQRFLDEDELD, from the coding sequence ATGAGTGATGAAAGAACCGTACAAGTTGCCCTTATCCAAATGAGCTGTTCCTCCAATCCAGAGGAAAACCTGGAAAAGGTGAAGGACAAAATCAGAGAAGCTGCCAATAAAGGAGCCAGGATCATTTGCTTGCAAGAGCTTTTCCGATCATTGTACTTTTGTGATATCGAAGACTACGACAACTTTAAACTGGCTGAGCCCGTGCCAGGACCTACCACAGAGATGCTCCAGCCTCTTGCTAAAGAACTAGGAGTAGTGATCATTGTATCGCTATTTGAAAAAAGAGCAGAAGGGTTATACCACAATACAACAGCGGTTATCGATGCTGATGGCAGTTACCTGGGTAAGTACCGAAAAATGCATATTCCGGATGACCCTGGGTATTGTGAGAAATTCTACTTCACTCCGGGAGATCTGGGTTATAAAGTTTTCAAGACCAAATATGCTACTATTGGAGTATTAATTTGCTGGGATCAATGGTATCCGGAAGCAGCACGTATAACTGCGCTAAAAGGGGCAGAGATGTTGTTTTATCCAACAGCTATTGGCTGGCATAAAGATCAGGACCTTCAAACCAATGAAGAACAATACGAGGCCTGGCAAACGATTCAGCGCTCCCATTCAGTAGCTAACGGAGTTCCAGTCATTTCAGTAAATCGGGTTGGTATAGAAGGGGAGATGCAATTTTGGGGAGGTTCATTCATAACGAATGCCTTTGGAAAGGTTTTATTTCAGGCTTCATTCAATCAGGAAGAAGTTCATGTTCAGGAATTAGCATTGAATGAATCCAATCAATACAGAACGCACTGGCCTTTTTTAAGAGACCGTCGCATTGATTCTTACCAACCTATCACCCAACGCTTTTTAGACGAAGATGAACTGGATTGA
- a CDS encoding agmatine deiminase family protein, translating to MIKSDFTGFPKENGYYFPAEWEKHEATWLSWLHNPDTWPEKIEKIFPVYCEFIRLIAEGEKVKINVNSKKMASEAFQMLSKAGVDITQVYFYHNPTDDAWCRDHGPTFLVNKDPSKPKIIVDWEYNAWGGKYPPYNLDNNIPSRIAVKQGMAFAQPGIIMEGGSVDFNGAGAVLTTISCLLNPNRNPTLSKTEIENYLINYYGVEEIIWLGDGIVGDDTDGHIDDITRFVDESTIVTVVEENEEDDNYEPLLVNRELVNGISINQSPLTIIELPMPSPVYYEGQRLPASYANFYISNKYVIVPVFDDPNDERALSILQDCFPDRKTVGLDATDLIWGLGAFHCLSQQEPATT from the coding sequence ATGATAAAGTCTGATTTCACTGGTTTTCCTAAAGAGAACGGGTATTATTTTCCTGCGGAATGGGAAAAACATGAAGCCACTTGGTTGAGCTGGCTCCATAACCCTGATACATGGCCTGAGAAAATAGAAAAGATATTCCCGGTGTATTGTGAATTCATACGCCTGATCGCAGAAGGGGAAAAAGTGAAAATCAATGTGAACTCAAAGAAAATGGCTAGCGAGGCTTTTCAAATGCTGAGCAAAGCGGGAGTGGATATAACCCAGGTGTATTTCTACCACAATCCAACCGATGATGCCTGGTGCAGAGATCACGGCCCGACTTTTCTGGTCAATAAGGATCCCTCAAAACCTAAGATTATAGTGGATTGGGAATACAACGCCTGGGGAGGTAAATATCCACCGTACAATCTAGACAATAATATTCCTTCACGAATTGCAGTAAAACAAGGGATGGCTTTTGCTCAACCAGGAATTATTATGGAAGGAGGATCCGTAGATTTCAACGGAGCAGGGGCAGTATTAACCACTATTTCCTGTTTACTGAACCCAAATCGGAATCCGACCTTATCGAAAACCGAGATAGAGAACTATCTGATTAATTACTATGGTGTTGAAGAGATAATCTGGCTAGGAGATGGAATTGTTGGAGATGATACCGATGGACATATTGACGATATAACACGCTTTGTGGACGAGAGTACGATCGTTACGGTAGTAGAAGAGAATGAAGAAGATGACAATTACGAACCGTTATTGGTTAATCGTGAATTGGTTAATGGTATTTCTATTAACCAATCACCATTAACCATAATCGAACTTCCAATGCCTTCACCTGTTTATTATGAGGGGCAAAGGTTGCCTGCTTCTTATGCTAATTTTTATATCTCTAACAAATATGTGATTGTTCCGGTATTCGATGATCCCAATGATGAAAGAGCATTATCAATTCTTCAGGATTGTTTCCCTGATCGTAAAACTGTTGGATTAGATGCGACGGATCTTATCTGGGGACTAGGAGCTTTTCATTGCCTAAGTCAGCAGGAGCCAGCAACTACTTAA